The following proteins come from a genomic window of Winogradskyella sp. PC-19:
- the hemH gene encoding ferrochelatase, with the protein MKGILLVNLGSPDSPEPKDVKRYLGEFLMDERVIDLPAFARALLVKGIILNTRPKQSAKAYKKIWWDEGSPLIVLSERLQEKVQNKVDYPVALAMRYGSMTIKKGLQELVDKGCTEIKTIPLYPQFAMATTETIDVKIDELVAEHFPEVKITQTPAFYKRQDYIDALSASIGEVLNDLDYEHILFSYHGVPERHIRKSDITNGNCKMNGKCCFKKGSKQHEFCYRHQCEITTINVAKKLGLKNGTYSTTFQSRLGFDPWLKPYTDRTIERMGKAGTKKMAIVTPAFVSDCLETLEEIAMEGEEIFHEVGGKEFTVIPCLNEREDFAQVLTNMIEEWAKTPETATV; encoded by the coding sequence ATGAAAGGAATATTATTAGTCAATCTAGGTTCTCCAGATTCCCCAGAGCCTAAAGATGTAAAAAGATATTTGGGTGAGTTTTTAATGGACGAGCGCGTTATCGATTTACCAGCTTTTGCAAGAGCGCTACTGGTAAAAGGTATTATTTTAAATACTAGACCAAAGCAATCAGCCAAAGCTTATAAAAAGATCTGGTGGGATGAAGGTTCTCCACTAATTGTATTATCAGAAAGACTCCAAGAAAAGGTTCAGAATAAAGTTGATTATCCAGTCGCTTTAGCCATGCGTTATGGCAGTATGACTATTAAAAAAGGCTTGCAGGAATTAGTAGACAAAGGATGTACAGAAATTAAAACTATTCCGCTATATCCTCAATTTGCGATGGCAACAACTGAAACAATCGATGTTAAAATTGATGAGTTGGTGGCAGAGCATTTTCCAGAGGTAAAAATTACGCAAACACCAGCATTCTATAAACGTCAAGACTATATTGATGCCTTATCGGCAAGTATTGGAGAAGTGCTTAACGACTTAGATTATGAGCATATTTTATTCAGTTATCACGGTGTTCCAGAACGTCATATCCGAAAAAGTGATATCACAAACGGAAACTGTAAGATGAATGGAAAATGTTGCTTTAAAAAAGGGAGTAAACAACACGAGTTTTGTTACCGTCACCAATGTGAAATCACAACGATTAATGTGGCGAAGAAACTAGGTCTTAAAAACGGAACATACTCCACAACATTCCAATCACGTTTAGGGTTTGACCCATGGTTAAAGCCTTATACAGACCGTACTATTGAACGCATGGGAAAAGCAGGAACTAAAAAAATGGCTATTGTAACGCCAGCTTTTGTTAGCGATTGTCTAGAAACCTTAGAAGAAATTGCTATGGAAGGTGAAGAAATTTTCCATGAAGTTGGCGGTAAAGAATTTACTGTAATTCCGTGTCTAAATGAGCGTGAAGATTTTGCACAAGTGCTCACAAATATGATTGAGGAATGGGCAAAAACTCCTGAAACAGCCACCGTATAA
- a CDS encoding helix-turn-helix transcriptional regulator, whose protein sequence is MKIENLTPKSIAQGSFTETYLEDGFFVLTYKNDNDSVEIVERRIDSNYIQFHFCIKGEATFVFNQGTYRLPIHQDTSLLLYNPQRDLPINLEVQPNCWLVSLVISLEKFHGLFSQDASYVTFLSEDNRDKKYYKDGVISPSMAVVLNQLLSFNLNTSIKSLYFKGKAYEMLSLFFNRSEDANIEQCPFLVDEENIAKLKKAKDIIISEMAEPPTLQELADRIDLSLKKLKEGFKQIYGDSVFSFLFDYKMEVARKLLESGDYNVNEVGLKVGYSTASHFIAAFKKKYGTTPKKYITETN, encoded by the coding sequence ATGAAAATTGAAAATTTAACTCCAAAAAGTATCGCTCAAGGGTCTTTTACTGAAACCTATCTTGAAGATGGTTTTTTTGTACTAACTTATAAGAATGATAATGATAGTGTTGAGATTGTCGAACGCCGTATAGATAGCAATTATATACAGTTTCATTTTTGTATCAAAGGCGAAGCCACTTTTGTTTTTAACCAAGGCACATATCGCTTACCTATCCATCAAGACACTTCACTATTACTTTATAACCCACAACGGGATTTACCCATTAACTTAGAGGTTCAACCAAATTGTTGGTTGGTTTCTTTAGTCATTTCTTTAGAGAAATTTCATGGTTTGTTCTCGCAAGATGCGTCGTATGTTACGTTTTTATCAGAAGATAATAGAGATAAAAAATACTATAAAGATGGCGTAATCTCTCCGTCAATGGCTGTAGTCTTAAATCAGTTGCTAAGTTTCAATCTTAATACCTCAATAAAATCATTATACTTTAAAGGTAAAGCTTATGAGATGCTCAGTTTATTTTTTAATAGAAGTGAAGATGCTAATATAGAGCAATGCCCCTTTTTGGTAGATGAAGAAAACATAGCTAAGCTTAAAAAAGCCAAGGATATTATCATCTCCGAAATGGCCGAGCCACCAACCTTACAAGAATTGGCTGACCGTATAGATTTAAGTCTAAAAAAACTCAAAGAAGGTTTTAAGCAAATTTATGGCGATTCGGTTTTTAGCTTTTTATTTGATTATAAAATGGAAGTTGCCAGAAAGTTATTAGAGTCTGGAGATTATAATGTTAATGAAGTTGGTCTAAAAGTAGGCTATAGTACAGCGAGTCATTTTATAGCAGCATTTAAAAAGAAGTACGGAACAACACCAAAGAAGTATATAACTGAGACCAACTAG
- the hemA gene encoding glutamyl-tRNA reductase, whose translation MQQQRNTHFYAIGLSYKKADAEVRGHFSLSEAAKTAVLEQAKLNGIESLLLVSTCNRTEIYGFAKRPCMLIDLLCENTKGTVEEFQNVAYVHKNNDAVSHMFKVGSGLDSQILGDFEIIGQLKAGAKRSKKFGLLNSYTERLLNSVIRASKRIKTETELSSGATSVSFASVQYIMNNVQNISDKNILLFGTGKIGRNTCENLVKHTKNPHITLINRTKDKAEAVAGKFNLLVKDYNNLQEEVNASDIVIVATGAQNPTIYKTLIQTEKPLLILDLSIPKNVNEDVKELDNITLVHLDDLAKITDETLEKRKAFIPKAEIIISEIKTEFNAWLDTLKFVPTIQAIKHKLTDLKNSEFSTQRKKLSDFNEEQAELISSNLIQKITNQFAHHLREDNNSSDESIELIKKIFQLETTDNV comes from the coding sequence ATGCAACAACAAAGAAACACTCATTTTTATGCTATAGGTCTCAGCTATAAAAAAGCTGATGCCGAAGTACGTGGTCATTTTAGTTTAAGTGAAGCCGCTAAAACAGCTGTTTTAGAGCAGGCGAAATTAAATGGGATAGAAAGTTTATTGCTGGTTTCGACTTGTAATCGTACAGAAATTTATGGTTTTGCCAAACGTCCATGTATGCTAATTGACTTGCTATGTGAAAACACAAAAGGAACAGTTGAAGAATTTCAAAATGTAGCTTATGTACACAAGAATAATGATGCTGTTTCACACATGTTTAAAGTTGGTTCTGGTTTAGATAGTCAAATCCTTGGCGATTTTGAAATCATTGGTCAACTGAAAGCTGGTGCAAAACGTTCAAAAAAATTCGGTTTATTAAACTCTTACACAGAACGCCTACTAAATTCTGTCATTAGAGCAAGCAAAAGAATAAAAACAGAAACTGAATTGTCTTCTGGAGCAACTTCTGTTTCATTTGCTTCTGTTCAATATATCATGAATAACGTTCAGAATATTTCAGATAAGAATATTTTACTTTTTGGAACCGGAAAAATAGGGCGCAATACATGTGAGAACTTAGTTAAACACACTAAAAATCCTCACATTACCCTAATAAACAGAACCAAAGATAAAGCCGAAGCTGTTGCTGGAAAATTTAATCTTTTAGTTAAAGACTACAATAACTTACAAGAAGAAGTTAATGCTTCTGATATTGTAATTGTTGCTACAGGTGCACAAAACCCAACAATATATAAAACACTTATACAGACTGAAAAACCATTGTTAATTCTTGATTTATCTATTCCAAAAAATGTGAATGAGGATGTGAAGGAATTAGATAATATAACTTTAGTTCATCTAGATGATTTAGCCAAGATTACTGACGAGACTTTAGAAAAACGTAAAGCTTTCATACCTAAAGCTGAAATTATTATTTCTGAAATTAAAACTGAATTTAATGCTTGGTTAGATACGCTAAAGTTTGTACCAACAATACAAGCTATAAAACATAAGTTGACAGATTTAAAAAACTCTGAATTTTCGACTCAGCGAAAAAAGCTAAGTGATTTTAATGAAGAACAAGCTGAGCTAATTTCGAGCAATCTTATTCAGAAAATAACAAATCAGTTTGCACACCATTTAAGAGAAGATAACAATTCTTCTGATGAGAGTATAGAGCTCATCAAAAAAATCTTTCAGTTAGAAACTACCGATAATGTCTAG
- the hemC gene encoding hydroxymethylbilane synthase, with translation MSRIIRIGTRDSQLAMWQAKTVQSQLEHLGHKTVLVPVKSTGDIVLDKPLYELGITGIFTKTLDIAMLNGDIDIAVHSLKDVPTILPKGIVQAAVLKRGNINDTLVFKKNEEFLSAKDAVIATGSLRRRAQWLNRYPTHTIVGLRGNVNSRLEKLENNDWNGAIFAGAGLGRLNITPENSINLHWMIPAPAQGAVMVAALEEDDEVREICAEINHRETEIGTSIEREFLNRLEGGCTAPIGAICYVNKDDEVHFKGILLSKDGSRKIEVTKVVPLGKHDGIAEFCANYIIEKGGKTLIDQLQRSDKTTNIYSTKTLTEDQKLLFHNDVVSDSNDAIKISLNRIHKKVVRNEIQNVIITSQNAVEALLTSFSAVELQFKNIYCVGRRTKRMVEKRIGKVTHMAPNAKRLAEYLVEYIDGTEVTYFCSDLRLDDLPNILTENNITVNEVEAYQTKYDAVKLENNVDGIMFYSPSTIDSFLKQNKANGIAFCIGETTANTAKKHFEDVRVAKVPTVESVIELVNEYYA, from the coding sequence ATGTCTAGAATAATTCGCATTGGCACACGCGACAGCCAGCTCGCTATGTGGCAAGCAAAAACTGTACAGTCTCAACTTGAACATTTAGGCCATAAAACAGTATTAGTACCTGTAAAATCAACAGGTGATATTGTTTTGGATAAGCCTTTATACGAGCTTGGTATCACAGGGATTTTTACAAAAACTTTAGATATTGCTATGCTTAATGGTGATATTGATATTGCTGTACATTCGTTAAAAGATGTACCAACAATTTTACCAAAAGGTATTGTACAAGCAGCTGTATTAAAACGTGGGAATATCAACGATACGTTAGTCTTTAAGAAAAATGAAGAATTTCTTTCTGCAAAAGATGCTGTAATTGCTACAGGAAGTTTACGTCGTCGTGCGCAGTGGCTTAACCGTTACCCAACACATACAATTGTTGGATTAAGAGGAAATGTAAATTCCAGACTCGAAAAATTAGAAAACAACGATTGGAATGGCGCCATATTTGCCGGTGCTGGTTTAGGTCGTTTAAATATTACACCAGAAAATTCTATTAATTTACATTGGATGATTCCTGCGCCAGCACAAGGTGCGGTTATGGTTGCTGCTTTAGAAGAAGACGATGAAGTTAGAGAAATCTGTGCAGAAATCAATCATAGAGAAACAGAAATAGGGACAAGCATTGAGCGCGAGTTTTTAAATCGTCTCGAAGGTGGTTGCACAGCACCAATAGGTGCAATTTGTTATGTAAATAAAGATGATGAAGTTCATTTTAAAGGCATTTTGTTGAGCAAAGATGGCTCACGTAAAATTGAAGTTACTAAAGTCGTTCCTCTAGGAAAACATGATGGTATTGCAGAATTCTGTGCAAATTATATTATTGAAAAAGGAGGCAAAACCTTAATAGACCAATTACAGCGTAGTGATAAAACGACGAATATCTATTCTACAAAAACATTGACAGAAGATCAAAAATTATTGTTTCATAACGATGTAGTTTCTGATAGTAATGACGCCATAAAAATAAGTCTCAATCGAATTCATAAGAAGGTCGTTAGAAACGAAATTCAGAATGTTATCATTACGAGTCAAAATGCCGTTGAGGCTTTATTGACTAGTTTTTCTGCGGTAGAATTACAGTTCAAAAATATCTATTGTGTTGGTCGACGAACCAAACGTATGGTTGAAAAGCGTATTGGCAAAGTCACACACATGGCGCCAAATGCAAAAAGGCTAGCAGAATATTTAGTTGAATATATAGACGGTACCGAAGTCACTTATTTCTGTAGTGATTTACGTTTAGACGATTTACCAAACATTCTAACTGAAAATAATATCACAGTCAATGAAGTTGAAGCTTATCAAACCAAATATGATGCTGTAAAATTAGAGAATAATGTAGATGGTATTATGTTTTATAGTCCATCTACAATTGATAGTTTCCTAAAACAAAACAAAGCCAATGGTATTGCATTTTGTATTGGAGAAACAACAGCAAATACTGCAAAAAAACATTTTGAAGACGTAAGGGTTGCTAAAGTACCTACAGTCGAAAGTGTCATAGAATTAGTAAACGAATACTACGCTTAA
- the hemE gene encoding uroporphyrinogen decarboxylase, with translation MIKNDLFLRALKGETVERPPVWMMRQAGRYLPEFMEIKAKYDFFTRCQTPELASEITVQPIRRYGMDAAILFSDILVIPQAMNIEVQMKPNFGPYLPNPVRSQKDVDNVIVPDVKVELDYVYQAIKATKEKLNDEVPLIGFAGSPWTILCYCVQGQGSKNFDKAKEFCFTNPIAAHGLLQKITDTTIAYLKEKVKAGVNAVQVFDSWGGMLSPVDYQEFSWQYIQQIIDALKDETPVIAFGKGCWFALGEMAKSGASALGVDWTCSARNARYLTGGNITLQGNFDPTRLFSPPAKIKKMVHQMINEFGKDKYIVNLGHGILPNIPLDNAKTFIDAVKEYKS, from the coding sequence ATGATTAAGAACGATTTATTTTTAAGAGCTTTAAAAGGAGAAACTGTAGAGCGTCCTCCGGTATGGATGATGCGTCAAGCTGGTCGATATTTGCCAGAATTCATGGAAATAAAGGCTAAGTATGATTTTTTTACACGTTGCCAGACACCAGAATTAGCTAGTGAAATCACAGTACAACCTATCCGAAGATATGGCATGGATGCTGCTATTTTATTCAGTGACATCTTAGTAATTCCACAAGCAATGAATATAGAGGTACAAATGAAACCTAATTTTGGACCTTATCTACCAAATCCAGTTCGCTCACAAAAAGATGTTGATAATGTTATTGTTCCTGATGTAAAAGTAGAGTTAGATTACGTTTATCAGGCTATAAAAGCAACCAAAGAAAAACTAAACGATGAAGTGCCATTAATTGGTTTTGCTGGTTCTCCTTGGACAATATTGTGCTATTGTGTACAAGGTCAAGGCAGCAAAAATTTTGACAAAGCCAAAGAATTTTGTTTTACAAATCCAATTGCGGCACATGGATTACTTCAAAAAATAACAGATACTACAATAGCTTACTTAAAAGAGAAAGTAAAAGCTGGTGTTAATGCTGTACAAGTTTTTGATTCTTGGGGCGGCATGTTGTCTCCTGTAGATTATCAAGAATTTTCATGGCAATATATTCAGCAAATCATTGATGCTTTAAAAGACGAAACGCCGGTGATTGCTTTTGGTAAAGGCTGTTGGTTTGCTCTAGGAGAAATGGCAAAATCTGGAGCTTCTGCATTAGGTGTTGATTGGACGTGTTCTGCTAGAAATGCTCGATATTTAACTGGAGGGAACATTACATTACAAGGTAATTTTGACCCAACTCGTTTGTTTTCTCCTCCAGCGAAAATCAAGAAAATGGTACACCAAATGATTAACGAATTTGGTAAGGATAAATACATCGTAAATTTAGGTCATGGTATTTTACCAAATATCCCGCTTGACAATGCCAAAACATTTATTGATGCGGTAAAAGAATATAAGTCTTAA
- a CDS encoding EI24 domain-containing protein gives MIQNILKGLQVYTGAYSLISKLKLWKYFVIPMLISLAVFILIFASAYGLSDNLGEWIAGIWPWDLGKSTFTAISTFISGIILFALGIIMYKHIIMALSSPFMSPVSEKIESYYTGQPAENYTNATFSKQLFRSIRIGLRNLVKELIYTLPILLLKFIPVVNIFSTALLFLVQSYYAGVSNMDYTLERHFSYRESISFIKKHRGLAIGNGIGFLLLLFIPVIGVILVLPLSVTSASIITVDLLFDDDEGEHIGFEPFEIIENR, from the coding sequence ATGATTCAAAATATACTCAAAGGACTGCAAGTTTATACTGGTGCTTATAGTTTAATTTCTAAACTGAAATTATGGAAGTACTTTGTAATACCTATGCTTATAAGTCTAGCTGTTTTTATTTTGATTTTTGCATCAGCTTATGGCCTTTCTGATAATTTAGGCGAATGGATTGCAGGCATTTGGCCTTGGGATTTAGGAAAATCTACGTTCACTGCAATTTCAACTTTTATTAGCGGAATCATACTTTTTGCTTTAGGAATCATTATGTACAAACATATAATAATGGCTTTGTCTTCGCCTTTTATGAGTCCTGTATCAGAAAAAATAGAAAGTTATTATACTGGACAGCCTGCAGAAAATTATACCAATGCAACTTTCTCAAAACAACTTTTTCGTAGTATACGTATTGGATTAAGAAATTTAGTAAAAGAGCTTATCTACACATTGCCTATTCTTTTATTAAAGTTTATTCCAGTAGTAAATATTTTTTCTACTGCATTATTATTTTTAGTACAATCATACTATGCAGGTGTTTCAAATATGGATTATACTTTAGAACGTCATTTTAGTTACAGAGAAAGTATTTCTTTTATAAAAAAACATAGAGGTTTGGCAATAGGCAATGGTATTGGTTTTTTACTCTTATTATTTATTCCTGTTATCGGAGTAATACTTGTATTGCCACTAAGTGTAACATCGGCTTCTATTATTACTGTAGATTTACTATTTGATGACGATGAAGGAGAACATATTGGCTTTGAACCTTTTGAAATAATTGAAAACAGATAA
- a CDS encoding GNAT family N-acetyltransferase → MVAQFNGYEINPVHNGDAWKICDLAVANQDRFKRYFPETLKQNLNPTLSQYFVEEKVKAFENKELFLFTLKHSENRKLAGLIYIKELDWDKKQGEFAYCIDYRFENKGLISQSVKALSKHGFKNLGLETLQIISHKTNIGSVKVAENNGFKWVKTLKEEYTPPGEKPLDMELFELYNER, encoded by the coding sequence ATGGTCGCTCAATTCAACGGTTACGAAATCAATCCTGTGCATAATGGAGATGCTTGGAAGATTTGCGATTTAGCCGTTGCTAATCAAGACCGCTTTAAACGCTATTTCCCAGAAACTCTTAAGCAAAACTTAAACCCAACATTATCTCAATATTTTGTTGAAGAAAAAGTAAAAGCTTTTGAAAACAAAGAGTTGTTTTTATTCACTTTAAAACATTCTGAAAATCGAAAACTTGCTGGTCTTATCTACATAAAAGAACTTGACTGGGATAAAAAACAAGGTGAATTCGCCTACTGCATTGACTATAGGTTCGAAAACAAAGGCTTAATCTCTCAATCCGTTAAAGCACTATCAAAACATGGGTTTAAAAATTTGGGGTTAGAGACACTACAAATCATATCGCATAAAACCAATATTGGAAGTGTGAAAGTGGCAGAAAATAATGGTTTTAAATGGGTTAAAACTCTTAAAGAAGAATACACACCTCCAGGTGAAAAGCCATTAGATATGGAGTTATTTGAATTATATAATGAAAGATAA
- the hemF gene encoding oxygen-dependent coproporphyrinogen oxidase — MKDKFYEYIQILQDRITSKLEEIDGVARFKEDIWKRPEGGGGRTRVIENGRVFEKGGVNISAVHGELPKTMQQHFGVVDANFFACGLSLVLHPKNPMVPTVHANWRYFEMYDADGNIADQWFGGGQDLTPYYLFEEDAKHFHQVCKTACDKHSYDFYPKYKARCDEYFYNAHRNEGRGLGGLFFDYCKASETMQMQDWYNFVTEVGDSFLDAYVPIVEKRKDIDYTETQRNWQEIRRGRYVEFNLVHDKGTLFGLKTNGRIESILMSLPPNVQWVYDHKPEAGSEEEKLINVLQNPTDWV, encoded by the coding sequence ATGAAAGATAAATTTTACGAATACATACAAATTTTACAAGACCGTATTACCTCAAAACTTGAAGAGATTGATGGTGTCGCAAGATTTAAAGAAGACATATGGAAACGTCCAGAAGGTGGTGGTGGACGAACAAGAGTTATAGAAAATGGTCGTGTTTTCGAAAAAGGTGGTGTAAATATTTCTGCTGTTCATGGCGAATTACCAAAAACTATGCAACAGCATTTTGGTGTAGTTGATGCCAATTTTTTTGCTTGCGGTTTAAGCTTAGTTTTGCATCCTAAAAATCCAATGGTGCCAACTGTACATGCTAATTGGCGTTATTTTGAAATGTATGATGCCGATGGAAATATTGCTGACCAATGGTTTGGTGGTGGACAAGATCTAACACCATATTATTTATTTGAAGAAGACGCCAAACATTTTCACCAAGTATGTAAAACCGCTTGTGATAAACATAGCTATGATTTTTATCCAAAATACAAAGCGCGTTGTGACGAGTATTTTTACAACGCTCACCGAAACGAAGGTCGTGGTCTTGGCGGTTTATTCTTTGATTATTGCAAAGCCAGTGAGACAATGCAAATGCAAGATTGGTATAACTTTGTAACCGAAGTTGGTGATAGTTTTCTTGACGCCTATGTACCTATTGTAGAAAAAAGAAAAGATATAGACTATACTGAAACACAACGCAATTGGCAAGAAATTAGACGTGGTCGCTATGTGGAATTTAACTTAGTGCACGATAAAGGCACTTTATTCGGGCTTAAAACAAATGGTCGCATTGAGAGTATTCTCATGAGTTTACCACCAAATGTACAATGGGTTTACGACCATAAGCCAGAAGCTGGTAGTGAAGAAGAAAAATTAATTAACGTATTACAAAACCCGACTGATTGGGTTTAG
- the hemB gene encoding porphobilinogen synthase, translating into MFPIRRNRRLRTNEAIRSLVRETYISPNDFLVPLFIVEGKGIKEEIASMPNYYRYSLDLLKDEIKTLWSLGLRSVLLFVKVPDNLKDNKGTEALNPEGLMQRAIKTVKDVCPNMLVMTDVALDPFSAYGHDGIIEGGKIINDATVEVLAEMSISHAEAGADFVAPSDMMDGRILGIREALDQSNLIDVGIMSYSAKYASAFYGPFRDALDSAPVDLQHIPKDKKTYQMDFANREEAIRETEMDINEGADIVMVKPGLCYLDIVRDIRNSFDVPIAVYQVSGEYAMLKAAAEKGWLDHDAVMLEQITSIKRAGANIIASYFAKDVVKLIS; encoded by the coding sequence ATGTTTCCAATACGAAGAAACCGAAGATTAAGAACAAACGAAGCTATTAGAAGTTTAGTAAGAGAAACATATATCTCACCAAACGATTTTTTAGTACCTCTTTTTATTGTTGAAGGTAAAGGCATAAAAGAAGAAATAGCCTCAATGCCCAATTACTATCGTTACAGTTTAGATTTATTAAAAGATGAAATCAAAACACTTTGGAGTTTAGGTCTTAGATCTGTTTTACTATTTGTAAAAGTCCCTGATAATCTTAAAGATAATAAAGGTACGGAAGCTTTAAATCCAGAAGGTTTGATGCAACGCGCCATCAAAACCGTAAAGGATGTTTGCCCAAATATGTTAGTTATGACTGATGTAGCACTCGACCCGTTTTCAGCATATGGTCATGATGGTATTATTGAAGGTGGAAAAATCATTAACGATGCTACTGTCGAGGTTTTGGCCGAAATGAGTATCTCTCATGCCGAAGCTGGTGCAGATTTTGTTGCACCAAGCGATATGATGGATGGTCGTATTTTGGGGATTCGTGAAGCATTAGACCAATCTAACTTAATAGATGTTGGCATCATGAGTTATTCTGCAAAATATGCTTCAGCTTTTTATGGGCCATTTAGAGATGCTTTGGATTCTGCTCCTGTAGATTTGCAACATATTCCTAAAGACAAAAAAACCTATCAAATGGATTTTGCAAATCGCGAAGAAGCCATACGTGAAACCGAAATGGATATCAACGAAGGTGCAGATATTGTGATGGTAAAACCAGGATTATGCTATTTAGATATTGTTCGCGATATCAGAAATAGTTTTGATGTACCAATTGCTGTTTACCAAGTTTCGGGCGAATACGCTATGCTTAAAGCTGCTGCCGAAAAAGGCTGGTTAGACCATGATGCAGTTATGCTAGAACAAATAACGTCTATTAAACGTGCTGGTGCGAATATTATAGCGAGTTACTTTGCTAAAGATGTTGTGAAATTGATTTCTTAA
- a CDS encoding sensor histidine kinase produces MKKKINVLIIAAILGLIALSVIQGYLINNTYKLKKDAFISETRKSVSKIDDFSPALDSLTDFWRENFLEKLADYKIGVAKKNDVVDGLEFVIDSINDTYRKEYQKELVKKNIPYGIKFHKKVKAVIVLDSVQNDTLFDTLKAPKQIIIGDFIEEENAIRISTTSWETEHTSNRVINDVNQEVSFYLLFLTEDEIDIAGWKNIVFKQMLGLLLLSLIIFAFVIGLLYYSIKSLITQKKIADIKTDFVNNITHELKTPLATLTLATKMLKNDNVKQQHQLMDNTVNTIERQNKRLQKLIDQVLNNSLGYREIKLNKETIVIEDYINTVLDDFELSVNNENIQLNRTFSGKTKIITIDKFYLTTAILNILENAVKYSGSTLKIDCNVIADNILKIEIKDNGIGISDKDQKLIFEKFFRAGNKEIHDVKGLGLGLYYTNQIIKAHEGDIKLESKIGKGSTFALTIPLN; encoded by the coding sequence ATGAAGAAAAAAATAAACGTACTAATTATAGCTGCAATTCTTGGATTAATTGCCCTATCTGTTATTCAAGGATACTTAATTAATAACACCTACAAGCTTAAAAAAGATGCATTTATAAGTGAAACAAGAAAATCTGTATCCAAAATAGATGATTTTTCACCAGCCTTGGATTCACTAACTGACTTCTGGAGAGAAAACTTTTTAGAAAAACTAGCAGATTACAAAATAGGTGTCGCAAAAAAGAACGATGTTGTTGACGGATTGGAGTTTGTCATCGATTCAATTAATGATACTTACCGAAAAGAATATCAAAAAGAATTAGTGAAAAAAAACATTCCTTATGGAATCAAATTTCACAAAAAGGTAAAAGCTGTTATCGTTTTAGATTCCGTGCAAAACGACACGCTTTTTGATACTTTAAAAGCACCTAAACAAATTATAATTGGCGATTTTATTGAAGAAGAGAATGCAATTAGAATAAGTACTACATCTTGGGAAACAGAGCATACATCTAACCGAGTAATAAATGACGTCAATCAAGAAGTTTCATTCTACTTACTTTTCTTAACTGAAGATGAAATTGATATAGCTGGCTGGAAAAACATTGTTTTCAAACAAATGTTAGGATTGCTATTACTTTCTTTAATCATCTTTGCATTTGTTATTGGACTACTCTACTACTCTATCAAAAGTCTTATTACCCAAAAGAAAATTGCAGATATAAAAACAGATTTCGTTAACAATATCACACACGAACTAAAAACACCTCTAGCTACATTAACATTAGCAACAAAAATGCTAAAAAACGATAATGTGAAACAGCAACACCAATTGATGGATAATACCGTGAATACTATCGAACGTCAAAACAAACGCCTACAAAAACTAATTGACCAAGTATTGAATAATAGTTTGGGGTATCGCGAAATTAAACTCAACAAAGAAACTATTGTTATAGAAGATTATATTAATACGGTTTTGGATGATTTTGAATTGTCAGTAAATAACGAAAATATCCAATTAAACAGAACATTCTCTGGTAAGACAAAAATCATAACCATTGATAAATTTTACCTTACTACTGCAATACTCAACATACTAGAAAATGCTGTAAAATATTCAGGTAGTACTCTAAAAATTGACTGTAATGTTATTGCAGATAACATTCTAAAAATTGAAATCAAAGACAACGGTATTGGTATCTCAGATAAAGACCAAAAACTAATTTTTGAGAAGTTTTTCCGTGCTGGAAATAAAGAAATTCATGATGTAAAAGGTCTTGGACTAGGTTTATATTATACCAATCAAATTATCAAAGCGCACGAAGGTGACATAAAACTAGAGAGCAAAATTGGTAAAGGCAGCACATTTGCATTAACTATTCCTTTAAATTAA